The genomic segment TGCCGGTGCCATCCGTCTTTAGTTCCTGCGCATGCCCATCGCCTTGCGCCTGCAGCCGCACGGCCGCGCCTGCGACGCCTTTCCCCGCGCCGTCGTGCACAACGCCTGTGATCGCAAACGTGTCCTGCTGCCATGCAGGGGCGAGAGGCGCCGTCATCCAAAGCGCAGCCAGAACGCAAATAATCCATCTTGCTTTCATTTGATTTTCGAAACCGATCGTACCAGCGTTCCCATCATCCAGCCTCTTATCGCCATGAGGCTATCTAGGATAACGGTTGCAGAACGAGAAAGGGAACACTGCGCGCCGGCCGCGGTGGAACCGCATCAACTCTCGCGGAGTTCCAGCAGGGAAGGGAACTCGAGCATAGTTTGCGCCACCGGACTCCAATTCTTGCGATGCAGAGGCGTCGGACCCAGCCGCGCCAGTGCCGCCATGTGCTCGGCGGAGCAATAGCCTTTGTGGCTTGCCAGCCCATAACCGGGATACTGCGAGTCCAACTCCACGATCATGCGATCCCGAAAGACCTTCGCCAGAATGCTCGCCGCCGCAATCGAGAAACTCGTGCCGTCGCCCTGCACCACCGCCTGTTGCGGACAAGCAAAGTCGATCGTATCCACGCCATCAATCAGCAGGTAGTCCGGCGTCAGCGCCAGTTGCTCTACGGCGCGCCTCATCGCAAGCAGAGAAGCGTTGCGGATGTTGATCTGGTTGATCGTTTCCACGTCGATCGCCGCAATGGCCCATGCTACCGCGTTCTCGCGGATCTCCATATCGAGCTGGTTGCGTTTCTTCTCGGAGAGCTTCTTCGAGTCGTTTAGCCCCTCCAGCCGGCACTTCGGCGCCAGGATCACCGCCGCTGCCACAACCGGTCCAAACATCGGCCCGCGCCCCACCTCGTCCACACCGGCAATGCGCAGAGCGCCGCATTTGCGCGCAGCCCGCTCGAGCCTCCATCCGCATACCGGAGTTTTTGCCATTGCGACCAGTATAGGATCATCGGGCCTGTGGGAAAGCAGGTCATTATCCCATGCTCACGCGTGCTTCGCTGCATCACGCCCGGCAATGAGAGGGGAGAATGCGGATCAGTTGCCGCCCGGGTCACCCGGCGCTGGACTCTTTCCGGCTCGTCGGCTGTTCAACGCTGTCTTCAGCCGGGTATTCTCCTGGTCATAGAAGGTCTTCGCCTCGGAGTACGTCTGGGGCAGGATCCTTCCCACCACCCAGTTGCCGCCTCGCAGGCTGGTCACCGCCACCTCGCCGGCAAATTCCACCTCGTAGTCACCGTCAGGAAGATCCAAAGGTGCCTCAATGATCGCGCAGTGTGAATAGACGGCGCGGGTCGCCTCGCTGAGTACGGTCTTGGTAGCCAGCAATTCGCAGGACGCCTCACGGCCCATCCCGCGCAATACGCCCCTGCAGAGAACAGCAAACCTCATTGAAGCCAACCCCGGAAGAAAACGATGCTGTGTTGGATGGGCGACACAGTCCGCCGGGTTGCCTGGTGGGCTCCGCCAAACTCGCCCGTTACACTGGCAACGTATGGTTCTTCACTTCCTCATCCGGGGCCGCGTTCAGGGAGTAGGCTTCCGCTGGTTCGTCCAGCGCGAGGCCAGCGAGCTGGAACTGCGCGGCTGGGTTCGCAACACTGAAGATGGCGACGTGGAAGTGGTTGCCGCAGGAGACCCCGAGGACCTGAACGAGCTACGCGCCAGCTTGCGCCGTGGTCCGCGGGGGGCCCGCGTCGACAACGTCATCGAACACTACCTCGAACCCGCCGAAGCCACCGACCTCACCGCTTTTCGAATCGAAGGCGCCTGGTAGCTCAGACCACCGTAATCCGAAATCCCGGCTCCGGCTCGACCGCAGCTCCCCGCATCCACACGATGCGGCCGTTTAGCTCCAGCACCGGCCACTTCGCCCGCTCGCTCCCGGAGACCTTCATCCGCTCCAGGACTTCCTTCACCTTCCGCGGCCCGCTCGAGTGCCGCAGGTGCACCCGGTCTCCCGGCTTCCAGTTCCGCAGAACTGCAACCGGAGGGCTGACAAAAGAGGGCTGAGCGCCGTCAACTTCAATCGTGACCCGTACTCCGAACCCCTCGTCCTCTCCCGGCACCGGAATCTCGACAACTTCATCCCCTTCAGCCTTTCCCGCCGTAACCGACTGAATTGAAAGCCTTAGCTCCCGGTGGCTTCGCTCAGCCCGCAACCCGGCGCCCAGCTCGCATTTCTGCCCGGCCCGGCCGTTCAACGCCAGCTCCCTCAGCTTCTCAGTCCCGACGAAATCCATCGCGGCGCCCAGCCGCTCCACGGCATAGCGAATCACCCGCCGCTGCAGCGCCACATCCAGCGCCGCCATCTTTGAGACCTCCAGCACCGCCAGTCCCTCGGCTGCAGCCCGGCCCCCTCCTCGCACCGGCCGCCCCTCCAGCATCACCTCCGCGGCCACTCTCGCCACCTCGGCCTGCCACCAGCTCTCCTCGTTCCGCGCCAGTTCTGCCATTTGCGCCAGATGCTCCTTCAATTTGGGGTTCCACTCTTCCAGCACCGGCAGCAACTCATGCCTGATGCGGTTCCGCGTAAACGTCAGATGCCGGTTCGACGAGTCCTCTCGCCACTCCTGCCCCAACGCCTTGAGATAGGTTTCAACCTCCGCCCGCCGTATCCCCAGCAGCGGCCGGATCACCCGTCCCTCCGCAAACTCCACCACCGGATGAATGCCAGCAATTCCCTCCGTCCACGCCCCGCGCAGCACCTTGGCGATCACGGTCTCCGCCTGGTCATCCAGCGTATGTGCCGTCGCCACGGCATCCAGCCCGCCCGAAGCCATTAACTCCCGGAACCACTGATACCGAACCCGCCGTGCCGCCTCCTCGATCGTCTCTGCTGCTTTCCCCGGCAGCTTGGCCGCCTCCGCCGCAACATCGACGTGCCGCGTCAAAAACGGCAACCCGAGCCGAGCCGCCAGCGCTCGCGCAAACTCCAGATCCGCATCCGCCTCTGCTCCCCGCAGTCCGTGATGCAGGTGCGCCACACTCAGCACAATTCCCAACTCGCCGGCCCGTTCCTGCAGCGCCCGCAGCAGCGCCACCGAATCCGCTCCGCCCGACACCCCCACGGCCACCCGCATCCCTGGCTTCAACAGGGACGCATCCAGCAGCAGATTTGCAGATTCACTTCGCACCAAGAGGATCATAGCCTCCCGCAATCCCGCCCTATACTTTCGAAATGTTAGAGACGCGCTCAGCCACCCTCAAAGACGCATCCCTCATCGTCGCTCATCGTCACGCCATGTTTGCTGCAATGGGCAGCGGTACGTCCGAAAGTCTCGATGAGATGAGCCGCAGCTTCGAGCCCTGGCTTCTCCCGCGTCTCGCCGATGGTCGCTATCGCGGCTGG from the Occallatibacter riparius genome contains:
- a CDS encoding ribonuclease HII codes for the protein MAKTPVCGWRLERAARKCGALRIAGVDEVGRGPMFGPVVAAAVILAPKCRLEGLNDSKKLSEKKRNQLDMEIRENAVAWAIAAIDVETINQINIRNASLLAMRRAVEQLALTPDYLLIDGVDTIDFACPQQAVVQGDGTSFSIAAASILAKVFRDRMIVELDSQYPGYGLASHKGYCSAEHMAALARLGPTPLHRKNWSPVAQTMLEFPSLLELRES
- the tilS gene encoding tRNA lysidine(34) synthetase TilS, with amino-acid sequence MRSESANLLLDASLLKPGMRVAVGVSGGADSVALLRALQERAGELGIVLSVAHLHHGLRGAEADADLEFARALAARLGLPFLTRHVDVAAEAAKLPGKAAETIEEAARRVRYQWFRELMASGGLDAVATAHTLDDQAETVIAKVLRGAWTEGIAGIHPVVEFAEGRVIRPLLGIRRAEVETYLKALGQEWREDSSNRHLTFTRNRIRHELLPVLEEWNPKLKEHLAQMAELARNEESWWQAEVARVAAEVMLEGRPVRGGGRAAAEGLAVLEVSKMAALDVALQRRVIRYAVERLGAAMDFVGTEKLRELALNGRAGQKCELGAGLRAERSHRELRLSIQSVTAGKAEGDEVVEIPVPGEDEGFGVRVTIEVDGAQPSFVSPPVAVLRNWKPGDRVHLRHSSGPRKVKEVLERMKVSGSERAKWPVLELNGRIVWMRGAAVEPEPGFRITVV
- a CDS encoding acylphosphatase — encoded protein: MVLHFLIRGRVQGVGFRWFVQREASELELRGWVRNTEDGDVEVVAAGDPEDLNELRASLRRGPRGARVDNVIEHYLEPAEATDLTAFRIEGAW